In one Prosthecochloris aestuarii DSM 271 genomic region, the following are encoded:
- a CDS encoding L-threonylcarbamoyladenylate synthase has translation MQTLITDSPREAADFINRGQIVAFPTETVYGLGADITNDDAVQRIFLAKGRPGDNPLIVHVYSPKEVEKVAASIPETARKLMDRFFPGPLTLVLCKQSRISPLVTAGLPTVGVRCPRHPVTRAFLRECRHPVAAPSANLSGKPSSTDWKSVHEDLNGKINCILRGEQSAIGLESTIVDCATEPPRLLRAGAISLDELRAIVPGLLGPAAIEEHAQPKSPGLKYPHYAPSAEIRLCGEEYGVCEGGKETAWIGLSPPPEGAAVTCRCDDAGEYAHRLFRFFRECDREHIRTIFCEMPPPEGIGQALRDRLRRAAEGK, from the coding sequence ATGCAGACACTCATTACAGACTCTCCGAGAGAAGCTGCCGACTTCATCAATCGTGGCCAAATCGTAGCATTTCCAACCGAAACCGTCTATGGCCTCGGGGCCGATATCACCAACGATGATGCCGTGCAACGTATCTTCCTGGCCAAAGGAAGACCGGGCGACAACCCTCTCATCGTTCACGTGTATTCACCGAAAGAAGTGGAAAAAGTCGCCGCTTCCATACCCGAAACAGCGAGAAAGCTCATGGACCGCTTTTTTCCCGGTCCGCTGACGCTTGTGCTCTGCAAACAGTCCCGGATTTCGCCGCTCGTCACCGCAGGGCTCCCCACGGTGGGAGTCCGCTGCCCGCGGCATCCCGTCACAAGAGCGTTCCTCAGAGAGTGCCGCCACCCTGTGGCCGCACCCTCGGCGAACCTGTCGGGCAAACCGAGTTCGACTGACTGGAAATCGGTCCATGAGGACCTGAACGGAAAAATCAATTGCATTCTCAGGGGAGAACAAAGCGCCATCGGCCTCGAATCGACGATCGTGGACTGCGCGACCGAACCGCCCCGGCTGCTCAGGGCGGGCGCCATCAGCCTCGACGAGCTGCGCGCGATCGTCCCCGGCCTGCTCGGCCCGGCCGCGATCGAGGAGCACGCTCAGCCGAAAAGCCCCGGCCTGAAATACCCGCACTACGCCCCCTCGGCTGAGATCAGGCTGTGCGGAGAGGAGTACGGAGTATGCGAGGGAGGGAAAGAAACCGCCTGGATCGGGCTATCGCCTCCTCCGGAAGGCGCGGCCGTTACCTGCCGCTGCGACGACGCCGGGGAATACGCCCACCGGCTGTTCCGCTTTTTCCGCGAGTGCGACCGTGAGCACATCAGGACCATCTTCTGCGAGATGCCCCCGCCCGAAGGCATCGGCCAGGCCCTCCGCGACCGCCTGCGGCGGGCGGCGGAGGGAAAGTAA
- a CDS encoding diacylglycerol/polyprenol kinase family protein: MTLSGTPENEHKPFRFEIARKIIHLSSLSIAIIYCHTSREVALMLLIPLFAGFFIVDILKNIVPPIASWYHNTFDAMLRQHELETQHIHFNGATFITLSALLLVLLFPKILAITAFSLVAVSDTLAALVGKKFGTHRIGEKSIEGSAAFLISALVIIAIIPGLDPVAGIVMAVTATLIEALSLRIGKFKIDDNLTIPLTSALAGYLFYLILQPGDIPALSFCP, translated from the coding sequence ATGACACTGTCAGGCACACCGGAAAATGAACACAAGCCCTTCAGGTTTGAAATTGCCCGTAAGATCATACACCTCTCCTCGCTCTCCATCGCGATCATATACTGTCATACCAGCAGAGAAGTTGCCCTTATGCTCCTCATTCCGCTCTTTGCCGGTTTTTTCATTGTCGATATTCTGAAAAATATCGTTCCGCCCATAGCATCCTGGTACCACAACACCTTTGATGCCATGCTTCGCCAACACGAACTCGAAACGCAGCACATCCACTTCAACGGAGCGACATTTATCACGCTTTCAGCGTTACTGCTGGTTCTTCTTTTTCCCAAGATTCTTGCTATAACAGCATTTTCACTGGTGGCGGTGTCCGACACGCTTGCCGCGCTTGTCGGGAAAAAATTCGGAACCCATCGCATTGGCGAAAAAAGCATAGAGGGAAGCGCAGCATTTCTCATTTCCGCACTTGTCATCATAGCCATCATACCCGGGCTCGACCCTGTCGCTGGCATTGTGATGGCTGTAACGGCCACCCTCATCGAAGCGCTTTCGCTGCGAATCGGCAAATTTAAAATCGATGACAATCTCACCATTCCGTTAACGAGCGCGCTGGCAGGCTATCTCTTTTATCTCATCCTGCAACCGGGCGACATCCCCGCACTCTCATTCTGCCCATAG